In Amycolatopsis sulphurea, one genomic interval encodes:
- the cbiQ gene encoding cobalt ECF transporter T component CbiQ — MARLALDDAAWSSRWRDRSTAEKVVLAGGLAGVALTGTGPVGAALVVVVATVCACALAGVRPRTWLAAVSAPAVFIVLGVAGIVITTGAPSGDVLVTWGPFTVTSASAVRGAEVAARALSTSAAVLLLATTTPVPYLLASLARVPGLAILAEIAGVVYRMLFGLLDAQARIRETQAARLGYRSPRAARRSLGMLGAATLVRAWTGAQRLEAGLAGRGSTAASFGSPRRFPVRPRFVASSVAVVLACAAIAWAEPRWPAR, encoded by the coding sequence ATGGCCCGGCTGGCACTGGACGACGCCGCATGGAGCAGCCGGTGGCGTGACCGCTCGACCGCCGAGAAGGTGGTGCTCGCGGGCGGTCTCGCCGGAGTCGCACTGACCGGCACCGGACCGGTCGGCGCGGCGCTCGTCGTGGTGGTCGCGACGGTCTGCGCGTGCGCGCTCGCCGGGGTGCGGCCGCGCACCTGGCTTGCCGCAGTGTCCGCTCCCGCCGTCTTCATCGTGCTCGGCGTCGCCGGGATCGTGATCACGACCGGTGCGCCGTCCGGTGACGTCCTGGTCACCTGGGGACCGTTCACGGTGACCAGTGCCTCGGCCGTGCGCGGGGCGGAGGTGGCGGCGCGAGCGCTGTCCACGTCGGCCGCCGTGCTGCTGCTCGCGACGACGACACCGGTGCCGTACCTGCTGGCGAGCCTCGCCCGGGTGCCCGGGCTCGCCATCCTGGCGGAGATCGCCGGCGTGGTCTACCGGATGCTGTTCGGGCTCCTCGACGCGCAGGCGCGCATCCGCGAGACGCAGGCGGCCCGGCTCGGTTACCGCAGCCCGCGCGCGGCGCGGCGCAGTCTCGGCATGCTCGGCGCGGCCACGCTGGTGCGGGCGTGGACGGGCGCGCAGCGGCTCGAAGCGGGTCTGGCGGGCCGGGGTTCGACGGCGGCGAGTTTCGGCTCTCCGCGGCGCTTTCCGGTCCGCCCCCGGTTCGTGGCGAGCAGTGTCGCGGTCGTCTTGGCCTGCGCCGCGATCGCGTGGGCGGAGCCGCGGTGGCCGGCCCGGTGA
- a CDS encoding energy-coupling factor ABC transporter substrate-binding protein, producing MPKKTVNLLLVLATIAVFIVALVIGVQKGEFGGTDSAATEQIQASDPGYKPWFEPLWNQPGGEVESGLFALQAALGAGILGFALGVFRERRKHLGDSAPGEKPVAPGNS from the coding sequence ATGCCTAAGAAGACCGTGAACCTCCTGCTCGTCCTGGCGACCATCGCGGTCTTCATCGTGGCGCTGGTGATCGGCGTGCAGAAGGGGGAGTTCGGCGGGACCGACTCGGCCGCGACCGAGCAGATCCAGGCCTCCGATCCCGGCTACAAGCCGTGGTTCGAGCCCCTGTGGAACCAGCCGGGCGGCGAGGTGGAGTCGGGCCTGTTCGCCTTGCAGGCAGCGCTCGGCGCCGGGATCCTCGGCTTCGCGCTGGGGGTGTTCCGCGAACGCCGCAAGCACCTGGGCGACAGCGCGCCGGGGGAAAAGCCAGTAGCGCCAGGCAACTCCTGA